A genomic segment from Geminocystis sp. M7585_C2015_104 encodes:
- the bchH gene encoding magnesium chelatase subunit H produces the protein MKTIVLITGFETFNSGLYQQAASLATSRCRDLEVVVFSDKSLETEREKVEAALTKADVFFASLIFDYEQVIWLKERVTHIPIRLVFESALELMSLTKIGDFTIGDKPKGMPKPIQFILSKFSNRREEDKLVGYISFLKTGPKLLKYIPVKKVQDLRNWLVVYSYWNAGGVENVASMCWYLAENYLGLKVGEIPPVVETPNMGLYHPDYEGYFTSPREYLQWYQQKKGNIYQPTVAILLYRKHVVSKQKYIPQLIRHFEKEGLIPIPIFVNGVESHVVVRDWLTTDYEESQRQKGIIEIQSLSKDAVKVDAIVSTIGFPLVGGPAGSMEAGRQVEVAKRILMAKNIPYFVAAPLLIQDIYSWVRQGIGGLQGVVLYALPELDGAIDTVVLGGLVGEEIYLIPERLKRLTGRVKKWINLRKKPKSERKIAIVLYGFPPGYGATGTAALLNVPKSLHKVLVALKEEGYNVGEIPPDGETIIQQVKSADDFLTYSQSRLGINTTTSENTVDVKTLDRWLGYLLIKRIEKQWGSLTETGIKTIGDKFQIGGVRYGNIWIGVQPQLGVAGDPMRLMFEKDLTPHPQYAAFYKWLQNEFQADAVIHFGMHGTVEWLPGSPLGNTGYSWPDILLGDIPNLYIYAANNPSESTLAKRRGYGVLISHNVPPYARAGLYKELMALRDLINEYREDTEKNALLQQDIIQKIIDTGLNKDCPFVEGEKLGIEFTAENARLFSKKALDDYFAQVYDYLLVLEQRLFSSGLHVLGENPTPEEIKSYLEAYFDDASQQEEFQRELDRSDLFARVEKKTSRQEELQTRFQQQQLITDLLLQTKDELTNLLRGLNGEYIPPAPGGDLIRDGAGVLPTGRNIHALDPYRMPSQGAYLRGREIAKRIIAQHLQEKGEYPETVAVMLWGLDAIKTKGESIGIVLELVGAEPVKEATGRIVRYELIPLEKLGHPRIDVLANLSGIFRDTFVNIIELLDDLFERAAKAEESTENNYIRKHYLELLEKGVKNPTARLFSNPSGDFGSLVNDQIVDGNWESSDELAQTWKKRNVFSYGKKDKGEARPEVLEKLLATSSTVVQEIDSVEYGLTDIQEYYANTGGLKLAAEKTSGKKVTAKFIESFSKDTTPRPLEQVLRMEYRTKLLNPKWVEAMVSQGSGGVYEISQRMTALIGWGGTASFKDNWVYQQAAETYALDEKMAERLRKANPEAFRNIVGRMLEASARGFWQADEETLEKLRRLYQMTEDELEGVTFSG, from the coding sequence ATGAAGACAATAGTATTGATTACAGGATTTGAAACCTTTAACAGTGGTTTGTATCAGCAGGCAGCCTCTTTAGCTACATCCAGATGTAGGGATTTAGAGGTAGTGGTTTTTAGTGACAAAAGTCTTGAGACGGAAAGGGAAAAAGTAGAGGCGGCATTGACAAAGGCAGATGTGTTTTTCGCTAGTCTAATTTTTGATTATGAACAAGTGATATGGTTGAAAGAAAGAGTAACGCATATACCTATCCGTTTGGTGTTTGAGTCAGCATTGGAGTTGATGAGTTTGACGAAAATAGGAGACTTTACTATTGGAGATAAACCGAAGGGAATGCCCAAACCCATACAATTTATCCTGAGTAAGTTTAGCAATAGGAGAGAAGAAGACAAACTAGTGGGTTATATCAGCTTTTTGAAAACAGGGCCAAAACTATTAAAATATATTCCTGTTAAAAAAGTCCAAGATTTACGCAACTGGCTAGTAGTCTATAGTTATTGGAATGCTGGGGGAGTAGAAAATGTAGCCAGCATGTGTTGGTATTTGGCGGAAAACTATCTAGGTTTAAAAGTAGGAGAGATTCCGCCGGTGGTGGAAACACCCAACATGGGTTTATATCATCCCGACTATGAGGGTTATTTTACATCCCCTAGGGAATACCTTCAATGGTATCAACAGAAAAAAGGCAATATCTACCAGCCAACAGTAGCCATATTACTGTATCGCAAACACGTAGTCTCCAAGCAGAAATACATACCTCAACTGATTAGACACTTTGAGAAGGAAGGATTGATTCCCATTCCCATTTTTGTCAACGGGGTAGAAAGTCATGTAGTGGTAAGGGATTGGTTAACTACAGACTATGAGGAAAGCCAACGACAAAAGGGAATTATAGAAATTCAGTCTCTCAGCAAGGATGCTGTCAAGGTGGATGCCATAGTTTCCACCATTGGTTTTCCCTTAGTGGGAGGCCCAGCTGGTAGTATGGAAGCTGGGAGACAGGTAGAAGTAGCCAAACGTATCTTGATGGCTAAGAATATACCCTATTTTGTGGCGGCACCTTTGCTAATTCAGGATATTTACTCTTGGGTAAGACAGGGGATTGGTGGCTTACAGGGGGTGGTGTTATACGCCTTGCCAGAGTTGGATGGGGCAATTGACACTGTTGTTTTAGGAGGCTTAGTAGGAGAGGAGATATATCTAATTCCTGAAAGACTAAAACGTCTGACTGGTAGAGTTAAAAAATGGATTAATCTGCGGAAAAAGCCAAAATCAGAGAGAAAGATAGCAATTGTATTATACGGTTTTCCGCCGGGATATGGTGCTACAGGTACAGCTGCTCTTTTAAATGTACCAAAATCCCTTCATAAAGTGTTAGTAGCTTTAAAGGAAGAGGGGTATAACGTAGGAGAAATTCCTCCTGATGGGGAGACTATTATCCAACAGGTGAAGTCTGCGGATGATTTTCTCACCTACAGTCAAAGCCGGCTGGGAATTAATACCACCACTAGTGAGAATACAGTGGATGTAAAAACTCTAGACAGGTGGTTAGGCTATCTTCTTATAAAAAGGATAGAGAAACAATGGGGCAGCTTGACGGAGACTGGTATTAAGACAATTGGGGATAAATTTCAAATTGGGGGAGTGAGATATGGCAACATTTGGATTGGAGTACAGCCGCAACTTGGCGTAGCGGGAGATCCCATGCGTCTTATGTTTGAAAAAGATTTGACGCCACATCCCCAATATGCGGCTTTTTACAAATGGTTACAAAACGAATTCCAAGCTGATGCTGTTATTCACTTTGGTATGCATGGCACAGTAGAATGGTTACCTGGTAGTCCTTTGGGTAATACGGGATACTCTTGGCCAGACATACTCCTAGGCGACATACCCAATCTCTACATCTACGCTGCCAATAATCCCTCCGAGTCTACCTTAGCTAAGAGAAGGGGGTATGGGGTATTAATATCACACAACGTACCACCATATGCCAGGGCGGGATTATACAAGGAGTTAATGGCGTTAAGAGACTTAATCAACGAGTATAGGGAGGATACGGAAAAGAATGCCCTCCTGCAGCAGGATATAATTCAAAAGATAATAGATACCGGTTTAAACAAAGATTGTCCATTTGTCGAAGGAGAGAAACTGGGGATAGAGTTTACTGCAGAAAATGCCCGTCTTTTCAGCAAAAAGGCACTTGACGACTATTTTGCTCAAGTATACGACTATTTGCTTGTTTTAGAGCAAAGACTATTTTCTTCTGGTTTACATGTGTTGGGGGAAAATCCCACCCCGGAGGAAATCAAGTCTTATCTGGAGGCATACTTTGACGATGCTAGCCAACAGGAGGAATTCCAGAGGGAATTAGACAGAAGTGATTTATTTGCCAGGGTGGAGAAGAAGACTAGCAGACAGGAAGAATTACAAACTCGATTCCAGCAACAACAACTAATTACTGACTTGCTGCTACAGACGAAAGACGAGTTAACCAATCTTTTAAGGGGTTTAAATGGAGAGTATATACCACCGGCGCCTGGGGGAGACTTAATCAGGGATGGTGCGGGGGTTTTGCCTACAGGTCGTAACATACATGCATTAGACCCGTACCGCATGCCTTCTCAAGGCGCCTATCTACGGGGGAGGGAGATAGCTAAGAGGATTATAGCCCAACACTTACAGGAAAAGGGAGAATATCCTGAAACCGTGGCGGTGATGTTATGGGGGTTGGATGCCATTAAGACTAAGGGGGAGTCTATTGGTATTGTATTGGAACTAGTAGGGGCTGAGCCTGTCAAAGAGGCCACAGGACGTATTGTAAGATATGAACTAATCCCCTTGGAGAAATTGGGGCATCCTCGCATTGATGTCTTAGCCAACCTGTCGGGGATTTTCCGTGACACCTTTGTAAATATTATTGAATTGCTGGACGATTTGTTTGAAAGGGCAGCCAAAGCGGAGGAATCCACCGAAAACAACTATATTCGTAAGCATTACCTAGAATTGTTGGAAAAAGGGGTAAAAAATCCCACTGCACGTCTATTTTCTAATCCTAGCGGCGATTTCGGCTCACTAGTGAACGATCAAATTGTAGACGGCAATTGGGAGTCTTCAGACGAGTTAGCACAAACCTGGAAGAAACGCAATGTTTTTAGTTATGGTAAAAAGGATAAAGGAGAGGCTCGTCCTGAAGTATTAGAGAAACTTTTAGCAACTAGCTCCACCGTAGTACAAGAGATAGACTCGGTGGAATACGGGTTGACAGATATTCAGGAATACTATGCCAACACAGGGGGATTGAAATTGGCGGCGGAGAAGACAAGTGGCAAAAAGGTGACTGCCAAATTCATAGAAAGTTTTTCTAAGGATACCACTCCTCGTCCCCTGGAACAGGTATTACGAATGGAGTATAGAACAAAGCTACTAAATCCTAAATGGGTAGAAGCCATGGTGAGTCAGGGGAGTGGGGGGGTGTATGAGATTTCTCAGAGGATGACTGCCTTGATAGGTTGGGGAGGTACAGCTTCTTTCAAGGATAATTGGGTATATCAGCAAGCGGCGGAAACCTATGCTTTAGATGAGAAGATGGCAGAAAGATTAAGGAAAGCCAATCCCGAGGCATTTCGCAACATTGTGGGGAGGATGTTAGAGGCTTCGGCGAGGGGTTTTTGGCAAGCTGATGAAGAGACGTTAGAAAAATTAAGACGTCTCTACCAAATGACGGAAGACGAGTTGGAGGGGGTTACCTTCAGCGGCTAA
- a CDS encoding response regulator, with protein MLLLNNIERHLIFMDTTMPIIDGYQLCSLLRKNSKFKDIPIIILTAITGMVDRIKAKLVGATDYITKPFTQEDILRIVFRYLTD; from the coding sequence ATGCTTCTGTTGAATAACATTGAGCGCCATCTGATTTTTATGGACACAACTATGCCTATTATTGACGGCTATCAGTTGTGTTCTTTGTTACGAAAAAATTCAAAATTTAAAGATATTCCTATTATCATTTTAACGGCAATTACTGGCATGGTTGACAGGATAAAGGCCAAATTAGTTGGCGCTACTGACTATATAACTAAGCCCTTTACTCAGGAGGATATACTCAGAATTGTTTTTCGTTATTTGACTGATTAA
- a CDS encoding DedA family protein → MPMELLSLEQIKEIAHQYGYWAVFAGIAIENTGIPIPGETITIVGGFLAGSGELNYWLVLITAIAGAVTGDNFGYWLGRIGGWEFLLKIVRFFRLPENEVKAAKEKFRENAAKAVFFGRFVTILRIFAGPLAGVVEMPYWQFLLCNFSGAALWGVTVVSLSYFLGRIIPLPRLVALFAQFGIIALLLAIAWLVLPVWWKYKAKRGG, encoded by the coding sequence TTGCCCATGGAGTTGTTATCATTAGAGCAGATTAAGGAAATAGCACATCAATACGGTTACTGGGCGGTTTTTGCCGGTATTGCCATTGAGAATACTGGCATTCCCATCCCGGGGGAGACGATTACCATCGTGGGGGGTTTCCTTGCCGGCAGTGGCGAGTTAAACTACTGGTTGGTGTTGATAACCGCTATTGCCGGTGCGGTTACGGGGGATAATTTTGGTTATTGGCTGGGTAGGATTGGTGGCTGGGAGTTTTTGCTGAAAATAGTGCGTTTCTTCCGGTTGCCGGAAAACGAGGTTAAGGCTGCTAAGGAAAAATTTCGGGAAAACGCGGCAAAAGCAGTCTTTTTTGGGCGTTTTGTCACTATTTTGCGCATTTTTGCCGGGCCTCTTGCGGGCGTGGTAGAAATGCCCTACTGGCAGTTTTTGTTGTGTAATTTCTCTGGTGCGGCTTTGTGGGGTGTGACTGTTGTATCCCTCTCCTATTTCCTGGGGAGAATAATACCCCTGCCTAGACTGGTTGCCCTATTCGCCCAGTTTGGTATAATAGCCCTCTTGTTGGCCATTGCCTGGCTAGTA
- a CDS encoding chemotaxis protein CheW — MSYNTTEEKSKSSLEFLQVHLSNFLEFLIPKSLILEVIILPRDRVTFVPNAPPYIIGLVYHKNRIFFLVDVDIFLNPTVAPTVTDEYLVVTVENNDCLLGLTVKGVGVLQQIEKDKIL; from the coding sequence ATGTCTTACAATACCACAGAGGAAAAGTCCAAATCTAGTCTAGAGTTTTTACAGGTGCATCTGTCCAACTTCTTAGAATTTCTCATCCCCAAATCTCTTATCCTGGAGGTGATTATCCTTCCCAGAGACAGAGTCACTTTTGTGCCAAACGCCCCTCCTTACATCATCGGTTTAGTCTACCACAAGAACCGTATATTCTTCCTCGTAGATGTGGATATATTTTTAAATCCAACTGTTGCCCCTACTGTTACTGATGAATACCTCGTTGTCACCGTTGAAAATAATGATTGCCTCTTGGGGTTAACCGTCAAGGGTGTGGGGGTTTTACAACAAATAGAAAAAGACAAAATCCTGTAG
- a CDS encoding PDC sensor domain-containing protein encodes MPLNPPVILNNFLANIGERINKFQKENQIQNLLIISLLPTTLTPPIVASILGYRLISYQLRGGMEEKVENQALLARRLINDTTIYYFKNADTFAENPLIIQLLRGRQKVEVLQEVLADMEVKGEVVKALITNANGRVVMDYKMAAKTDNLSQEEWWQRPRKKGVWTSSVEIDTDVQEAVVKYSRGILNQKEFLGVIKFVIPLSRFGILDVYLENSGGINPSQKPTLVEP; translated from the coding sequence ATGCCATTAAATCCTCCGGTAATACTCAACAATTTCCTAGCAAACATAGGAGAAAGAATCAACAAATTTCAGAAAGAAAATCAGATTCAAAATCTGCTTATAATTAGCCTTCTACCTACCACACTGACTCCCCCTATTGTAGCCAGCATCCTGGGTTACAGACTGATAAGTTACCAACTGAGAGGGGGGATGGAAGAAAAAGTAGAAAACCAAGCGCTTTTAGCCAGAAGGTTAATCAACGATACTACAATCTACTATTTTAAAAATGCCGACACTTTTGCAGAAAACCCCCTTATTATCCAGTTGCTAAGAGGAAGGCAAAAAGTGGAGGTTTTGCAGGAAGTTTTGGCCGATATGGAAGTAAAAGGAGAGGTTGTTAAAGCCCTAATAACAAACGCGAATGGCAGGGTAGTTATGGATTATAAGATGGCGGCAAAAACAGACAATTTGTCACAAGAAGAATGGTGGCAACGGCCAAGGAAAAAAGGAGTCTGGACGTCGTCTGTGGAGATTGACACTGACGTCCAAGAGGCAGTAGTTAAATATTCTAGAGGTATTCTCAACCAGAAAGAATTTTTGGGGGTTATTAAGTTTGTAATCCCCCTCAGCCGTTTTGGAATTTTAGATGTCTATCTGGAAAATAGCGGTGGCATTAATCCCTCTCAGAAACCTACTCTTGTCGAGCCATAA
- the pntB gene encoding Re/Si-specific NAD(P)(+) transhydrogenase subunit beta encodes MSNNLITVAYIAASALFILSLSGLSQQETARRGNIYGTIGMLIAFVATALNPQVANYKLLVAVIIPAVIIGAIVASRVAMTAMPELVAMLHSFVGLAAVLVGIGNYLNPDSSLTGAEAFIHQVEIYVGVFIGAVTFTGSVVAFGKLRAIIPSKPLLLPARHFLNLAMLAAVVYLGYVFLYTPAGLQPLLIMTAIAGVLGIHLVAAIGGADMPVVISMLNSYSGWAAAAAGFMLNNDLLIITGALVGSSGAILSYIMCRAMNRSFISVILGGFGEGVNTVASNKQASGEVTPTNVEEVADLLLNAKSVIIVPGYGMAVAQAQHGVSEIAAILREKKINVRFAIHPVAGRLPGHMNVLLAEANVPYDIVFEMDEINEDFPNTDVALVIGANDTVNPSALEDPDSPIAGMPVLEVWKAGICVVMKRSLATGYAGVENPLFYKENTRMLFGDAKANVDAIVAVLRQRLSKDKPAETVLAAA; translated from the coding sequence ATGAGTAACAATCTGATTACTGTAGCCTACATTGCCGCTAGTGCCCTTTTTATCCTCAGTCTCTCCGGTTTGTCACAACAGGAAACGGCTAGACGAGGAAACATCTATGGCACCATAGGCATGTTAATAGCCTTCGTGGCTACGGCCCTTAACCCTCAGGTGGCCAATTATAAACTACTAGTGGCCGTCATAATACCAGCTGTGATTATAGGGGCAATTGTAGCCAGTAGGGTAGCCATGACTGCCATGCCGGAATTGGTGGCAATGCTACACAGCTTTGTGGGGTTAGCCGCCGTTTTGGTGGGGATAGGTAACTATCTAAACCCAGATTCCAGTTTAACCGGCGCGGAGGCGTTCATCCACCAGGTGGAAATCTATGTAGGTGTATTTATTGGTGCGGTTACCTTTACCGGTTCAGTTGTAGCCTTTGGAAAACTGCGCGCAATCATCCCCTCCAAGCCCCTCCTCTTGCCGGCTAGACACTTTCTTAATCTAGCCATGTTAGCGGCGGTGGTATATCTGGGTTATGTTTTTCTTTATACCCCTGCCGGTTTACAACCCCTATTAATCATGACAGCCATCGCCGGCGTCTTGGGAATTCACCTGGTTGCCGCCATTGGTGGTGCGGATATGCCTGTAGTTATCTCCATGTTAAACAGTTATTCCGGTTGGGCAGCCGCAGCCGCTGGTTTTATGCTGAATAACGATTTGCTGATTATTACAGGAGCCCTAGTAGGTAGCAGTGGTGCTATCCTCAGTTATATCATGTGTAGGGCCATGAATCGCTCCTTTATCAGTGTTATCCTTGGCGGCTTTGGCGAGGGAGTAAACACTGTCGCCAGCAACAAACAAGCCAGCGGTGAGGTAACTCCCACTAATGTGGAAGAGGTGGCAGACTTACTCCTCAATGCCAAAAGTGTTATCATTGTTCCTGGTTACGGTATGGCTGTAGCCCAAGCGCAACACGGGGTCTCGGAAATTGCCGCCATACTCCGGGAGAAAAAGATAAATGTGCGTTTTGCCATCCACCCTGTTGCCGGCCGTCTACCTGGTCACATGAATGTATTATTGGCAGAAGCGAATGTGCCCTATGACATCGTTTTCGAGATGGACGAGATAAACGAGGACTTTCCTAATACAGACGTAGCGCTGGTGATAGGAGCCAATGACACTGTTAATCCTAGCGCATTAGAAGACCCAGATAGTCCCATTGCCGGCATGCCCGTGTTAGAAGTCTGGAAGGCGGGTATTTGCGTTGTCATGAAGCGGAGTTTAGCCACCGGTTATGCTGGTGTAGAAAATCCCCTCTTCTACAAGGAAAACACTAGGATGCTATTTGGGGATGCCAAAGCCAATGTAGATGCCATTGTTGCAGTCTTGAGACAAAGACTCAGCAAAGACAAACCTGCAGAAACAGTCTTAGCCGCTGCCTGA